In a single window of the Candidatus Bathyarchaeota archaeon genome:
- the nth gene encoding endonuclease III, translated as MKLVSHSNNTESENQSRILKIIELLEKEHPDAKITLKFSNPLELLVATMLSAQCTDNRVNIVTESLFKKYKKAEDYANAEVKFLEEDIRSTGFFRNKAKNIKKCCHLLVEKYDSQVPMEMESMLELPGVARKTANIVLLNAYGVVEGIAVDTHVRRLAQRLGLSENKNPDKIERDLMNVIPEDLWKKIADLLIFHGRRVCVARKPKCSICAIKDLCPSAFKF; from the coding sequence ATGAAACTGGTTAGCCACTCCAATAATACTGAATCAGAAAATCAGTCAAGAATACTAAAAATAATTGAATTATTAGAGAAAGAGCATCCCGATGCAAAAATAACCTTAAAATTTTCAAATCCTTTGGAACTTTTAGTGGCAACTATGCTGTCTGCTCAATGTACTGATAACAGAGTAAACATAGTTACTGAGTCATTATTCAAGAAATACAAGAAAGCAGAAGACTATGCTAATGCGGAAGTTAAATTCCTTGAAGAGGATATTAGGTCAACAGGTTTTTTCAGAAACAAAGCTAAAAATATCAAGAAATGTTGCCATCTCTTAGTAGAAAAATATGACTCTCAGGTCCCAATGGAAATGGAAAGTATGCTTGAATTACCTGGCGTTGCAAGGAAAACAGCAAATATTGTTTTATTAAATGCGTATGGAGTTGTTGAAGGAATTGCGGTTGATACACATGTTCGAAGATTAGCTCAAAGATTAGGCCTTTCAGAAAATAAAAATCCGGATAAAATAGAAAGAGATCTTATGAATGTAATCCCAGAAGATCTGTGGAAAAAAATCGCTGATCTATTAATATTTCACGGCAGGCGAGTCTGTGTAGCTAGGAAACCTAAATGCTCAATATGTGCAATTAAAGACCTTTGTCCTTCAGCATTCAAATTTTAA
- a CDS encoding glycosyltransferase family 4 protein, giving the protein MKIAMVRSTLHKGSGQVVHIGELVNRLTNMGHQVSVFSHVIEKGVEDIPIQKINFSLDYLPFIRHFRFALNCGIKIQEYDIVHTQYHPGIFVGNYAHSIKNVPHVFTYHGFSPIRIWTNPLQKIKMVDHRIGTFFGLRLGLDQIITVSNFLKNDLIDFHRIEENRINVIYNGIDTLRFNPTIEGETIRNRYGIGNTPLVLFLGRLAPYKGAHLLIKAIPLIQKEVPNVKFLITGAARYDSIKISELITNLKIRRALIFSGFVSDEEIPKIYAACDVFCYPSLWEGFGLTPGEAQACGKPVVAFDHCSMPEVIANKKTGILVKPGDYRGLAKAISFLLLNDKERLGMGKNGRERVERLFSWDMAAEKTIRIYKDAIKKMNDF; this is encoded by the coding sequence TTGAAAATAGCAATGGTGAGGTCGACACTTCATAAAGGTTCAGGTCAAGTAGTTCATATTGGAGAGCTCGTTAATCGACTAACGAATATGGGCCATCAAGTTTCTGTTTTTAGCCATGTAATTGAAAAAGGAGTTGAAGATATACCCATACAGAAAATCAATTTTTCTTTAGATTATCTCCCCTTTATACGTCATTTTAGATTTGCTTTGAATTGTGGAATTAAAATCCAAGAATACGATATCGTTCACACACAATATCACCCTGGAATTTTTGTTGGGAATTATGCTCACTCAATCAAGAATGTCCCTCATGTTTTTACATATCATGGATTTTCTCCTATTCGTATTTGGACTAATCCATTACAAAAAATTAAAATGGTTGATCATAGAATCGGAACTTTTTTTGGACTTAGATTAGGATTAGATCAAATAATTACGGTTAGTAATTTCCTAAAGAATGACTTGATAGATTTTCATAGAATTGAAGAGAATAGAATCAATGTTATTTACAACGGAATAGATACTTTAAGATTCAATCCAACCATAGAAGGAGAAACTATAAGGAATCGATATGGGATTGGCAATACCCCACTTGTTTTATTCCTTGGTAGACTTGCGCCATATAAAGGGGCCCATCTTCTAATTAAAGCAATTCCATTAATTCAGAAAGAAGTTCCTAATGTTAAATTTCTCATAACAGGAGCCGCAAGATATGATTCGATCAAAATAAGTGAATTGATTACTAACTTGAAAATTAGGAGAGCTTTAATTTTTTCTGGTTTCGTTTCTGATGAAGAGATCCCGAAAATTTACGCCGCTTGCGATGTATTTTGTTATCCAAGTTTATGGGAGGGATTTGGGTTAACACCTGGTGAAGCGCAAGCTTGCGGTAAACCTGTTGTCGCTTTTGATCATTGTTCAATGCCCGAGGTAATTGCGAATAAAAAGACAGGCATTCTTGTTAAACCGGGTGATTATCGGGGCTTGGCAAAAGCTATTTCTTTCCTTCTTTTAAATGATAAGGAACGATTAGGAATGGGTAAAAATGGGAGGGAAAGAGTCGAAAGACTTTTTTCGTGGGATATGGCAGCCGAGAAAACCATTCGCATTTATAAAGATGCCATCAAAAAAATGAATGATTTTTAG
- a CDS encoding NAD(P)-dependent oxidoreductase, which produces MTKKIGFIGLGLMGNRMAKHLIKAGYETTVYNRTMEKAQELGKTGAAVANSPKEVGERSDVTITMLSDSAAVEEVVLGKNGLSEGAKKGSVIIDCSTISPRVSAKIAEETRKKGVEMLDAPVAGSKKQAEEGILIFLVGGNKQVYEDIQDVLNAMGKGSFYIGENGMGSYMKLVMNMIIAMNLETLAEGLAFGMKAGIDPKLMVEIINSTGAKSGGSEAKGKSMIEDNYDTAFALNLMCKDIGLVKEETRNLNVPTPSASIVHEIYTAAKAKGKGEQDYSVIMELIKELAGIK; this is translated from the coding sequence ATGACAAAAAAAATTGGTTTTATAGGCTTAGGGTTAATGGGTAATAGAATGGCAAAGCATCTGATAAAGGCTGGATATGAAACTACAGTTTATAATAGAACTATGGAAAAAGCCCAAGAATTAGGTAAAACTGGTGCAGCAGTAGCAAATTCTCCAAAAGAAGTTGGAGAAAGATCAGATGTAACTATAACTATGCTATCCGATTCGGCAGCTGTTGAAGAAGTCGTATTGGGAAAAAATGGATTATCGGAAGGAGCTAAGAAAGGATCAGTCATAATCGATTGTAGTACAATATCTCCAAGAGTTTCTGCAAAAATTGCTGAAGAAACTAGAAAAAAGGGTGTGGAAATGTTAGATGCTCCAGTTGCAGGAAGTAAGAAACAGGCTGAGGAGGGAATCTTAATCTTTCTTGTTGGTGGGAATAAGCAAGTATATGAAGATATTCAAGATGTTCTGAATGCTATGGGTAAGGGCTCATTCTATATCGGTGAAAATGGAATGGGTTCATACATGAAACTTGTTATGAATATGATCATAGCTATGAATCTTGAAACGCTCGCAGAAGGTCTTGCATTTGGCATGAAGGCAGGAATAGATCCTAAACTAATGGTAGAAATCATCAATTCAACAGGAGCAAAATCTGGTGGAAGTGAGGCAAAAGGTAAATCGATGATAGAAGACAATTATGATACTGCTTTTGCATTGAACCTTATGTGCAAAGATATAGGTCTTGTAAAAGAGGAAACTCGAAACTTGAATGTTCCAACTCCATCGGCAAGTATTGTCCATGAGATATATACAGCTGCCAAAGCAAAGGGAAAAGGAGAACAAGATTATTCAGTAATAATGGAACTAATCAAAGAATTGGCTGGGATCAAATGA
- a CDS encoding thioredoxin family protein, producing MPQVTQGTSTNWKEIINSEIPVVVEFYTPSCPYCRTLTPIFQKLSDEYVDKLNFVMVDASVEGDIASGYGIMGVPTIKFFCSGRPIGEIVGFKPENELKTTFDEIIKNYSKCVSESSPLYG from the coding sequence TTGCCACAAGTTACACAAGGCACTTCTACTAATTGGAAAGAGATTATTAATTCTGAAATTCCTGTTGTTGTAGAGTTCTATACTCCATCCTGCCCTTATTGTAGAACATTGACACCTATATTCCAGAAACTCTCTGACGAATACGTTGACAAATTGAATTTTGTAATGGTGGATGCGTCGGTTGAAGGAGATATAGCCTCCGGTTACGGCATAATGGGAGTTCCGACAATCAAATTCTTTTGTTCTGGAAGGCCTATTGGAGAGATTGTTGGTTTCAAGCCTGAGAATGAGCTTAAAACTACCTTTGATGAAATAATTAAGAATTATTCAAAATGCGTTTCAGAAAGTTCACCACTATACGGTTAA
- a CDS encoding glycosyltransferase → MLKTSALNPTVINKLKKYDPVDIIIGIPSYNCAHIINYVIHESARGLSKYFPDLKCLILISDGGSTDGTREVVKAIKLPEKIKREVFTYSGESGKGTAIKAIFESVKLLNAKAMAMVDSDLRSIKPQWMKLLLEPVLKDNDLITPLYMRHRYDGTITNFICYPFTSGVYGKYVRQPIGGDFGLSNNLVQKLLESPLWNLKSIAKFGIDIFITHTAIAGGFEIKQAMLGVKLHEAKDPGKHLSPMFNNVVGTMLNCMMHYEDFWRKIKESNSVPIIEENLKSANPEPIRIDIELLITNFEKGLKKYHKILKSILSLDSYNSIYKNRSKYSLISPEIWPKVSYEMAAAFKKTNDKNSRETFLDVFRALWSGRVADYASKSAELTEVAAEEMITKDSQLFEKSKKYLLEIF, encoded by the coding sequence ATGTTGAAAACAAGTGCATTGAATCCCACTGTTATAAATAAGTTGAAAAAATATGACCCAGTAGACATCATAATTGGAATACCTTCGTATAATTGTGCTCATATAATCAACTATGTGATCCATGAATCTGCAAGAGGCCTCTCAAAATATTTTCCTGATTTAAAATGTTTAATTCTAATTTCAGATGGCGGATCTACTGATGGGACTCGTGAAGTTGTAAAAGCAATAAAACTGCCTGAGAAAATAAAGCGAGAAGTTTTTACCTATTCTGGAGAATCGGGAAAAGGAACGGCAATTAAAGCTATCTTTGAATCAGTGAAATTGTTAAATGCAAAAGCTATGGCAATGGTTGATTCAGATCTTAGAAGTATAAAACCTCAATGGATGAAACTCCTTTTAGAGCCTGTATTGAAGGATAATGATTTAATCACTCCACTGTACATGCGACATAGATATGATGGCACTATTACGAACTTCATTTGCTATCCTTTTACTAGTGGTGTTTATGGGAAATACGTTAGACAACCTATAGGAGGTGATTTTGGACTATCGAATAATCTAGTTCAGAAACTTCTTGAAAGTCCTCTATGGAATCTTAAAAGTATAGCAAAATTTGGCATTGATATTTTTATCACTCATACCGCAATTGCAGGAGGTTTTGAAATAAAGCAAGCGATGCTAGGAGTCAAATTACATGAAGCCAAGGATCCTGGTAAGCATTTATCGCCTATGTTCAATAATGTGGTTGGAACAATGCTCAATTGTATGATGCATTATGAAGATTTTTGGAGAAAAATAAAGGAAAGTAACTCGGTTCCTATAATAGAAGAAAACCTAAAATCAGCTAATCCTGAACCAATAAGAATAGATATTGAATTATTAATTACGAATTTTGAGAAGGGATTGAAAAAATATCATAAAATCTTAAAATCAATTTTATCTCTGGACTCTTACAACTCAATATACAAGAACCGATCAAAATATTCATTGATTTCTCCTGAAATCTGGCCGAAGGTCTCTTATGAAATGGCTGCAGCATTCAAGAAGACGAATGACAAAAATTCTAGAGAAACTTTTCTAGATGTTTTCAGAGCGTTATGGTCTGGTAGAGTAGCTGATTATGCTTCAAAGTCTGCAGAACTTACTGAAGTAGCGGCTGAAGAGATGATTACTAAAGACTCACAATTATTTGAAAAATCAAAAAAATATCTTTTAGAAATTTTCTAA
- a CDS encoding zinc-binding dehydrogenase, producing VGIGAAVSAKILGSKQVIATDIAEINLKVAKELGIDQTINVSEEDLRTKAKKFVPEGFDSVIVATGYPKAIEDAIVLTRRCASIVVVSLFTKSITTSFNQFVLQEKEIFGSSAYTKSDFETVVNWLNDGKLKPDSMATHKMPLEKASEALEILHKRNEPVIKIILKPKP from the coding sequence GTAGGAATTGGAGCCGCAGTTTCTGCTAAGATTCTTGGTTCAAAGCAAGTCATAGCTACTGACATTGCTGAAATCAATCTTAAAGTTGCCAAAGAGTTAGGTATAGATCAAACGATAAATGTCAGTGAAGAAGATCTTAGAACAAAAGCCAAGAAATTTGTACCAGAAGGTTTTGACTCTGTGATTGTGGCAACTGGTTATCCTAAAGCAATAGAGGATGCAATAGTACTTACTCGTAGATGTGCATCAATAGTTGTGGTCAGCTTATTTACAAAGAGTATAACAACAAGCTTTAATCAATTTGTTCTTCAAGAAAAAGAGATCTTTGGGTCAAGCGCATATACAAAGAGCGATTTTGAGACAGTCGTAAATTGGCTTAACGATGGCAAACTTAAACCAGACTCAATGGCGACACATAAAATGCCACTAGAAAAAGCATCGGAAGCATTAGAGATTCTACATAAAAGAAATGAACCAGTTATCAAGATAATACTAAAACCAAAACCTTAG
- a CDS encoding N-glycosylase/DNA lyase, whose product MQENSLKTKKSLIEEIKRIYHIRQKEIEKRLNEFKEIWNAGTDEDIFSELIFCILTPQSKALTCSYAVERICQDKLFLKGNSKQIANGLYDIRFKNRKAMFIVEARNCFTKDGKISIKSKIEKFRNARTAREWLVQNIKGFGYKEASHFLRNIGRGEELAILDRHILKNLESLGIIKENPKNLQRKKYYEIENSIIEFTRRIEIPLDHLDLLLWCKETGRVFK is encoded by the coding sequence ATGCAAGAAAATTCCTTAAAGACTAAGAAGAGCTTGATTGAAGAAATCAAGAGAATATATCATATTAGACAAAAAGAAATTGAAAAACGATTAAACGAGTTTAAAGAAATTTGGAATGCAGGAACTGATGAGGACATATTTTCAGAGCTTATATTTTGTATTTTAACACCGCAGTCTAAAGCATTGACTTGTTCTTATGCAGTCGAAAGAATTTGTCAGGATAAATTATTTTTGAAGGGAAATTCAAAACAAATTGCTAATGGATTGTATGATATACGATTCAAAAACAGAAAAGCGATGTTTATAGTAGAAGCAAGGAATTGCTTCACAAAAGATGGAAAGATATCAATTAAATCAAAAATTGAAAAATTTAGGAATGCAAGAACGGCCAGAGAGTGGTTGGTTCAAAATATTAAAGGATTTGGATATAAAGAAGCTAGCCATTTCTTAAGAAATATTGGTCGTGGAGAAGAACTTGCAATTCTTGATAGACATATACTGAAAAATTTGGAATCATTAGGAATAATAAAAGAGAATCCAAAAAACCTTCAGAGAAAAAAATATTATGAAATTGAAAATTCAATAATAGAGTTTACCAGAAGAATTGAGATACCGCTGGATCATCTGGATTTACTTTTATGGTGTAAAGAGACAGGGAGAGTTTTCAAGTAG
- a CDS encoding HAD-IB family phosphatase, which translates to MTGATILDMDGTLLVKRSIDVFCEAFGLTEELKDIDKLSKSLSAYKITERIVELLKGKSRQEMIDIFNSIPLNPGVENFVDFIRKKNFLIAIATDSYQFLAEILAKKLGIETVYGNIIEFKNDLITGKVLTERHCLEISECKEYAICKLWFLREIRSLTRGIIICVGDGDSDYCAFTEADIAIAYRPRSNRLKTISHITVADFDKALKYIKKRI; encoded by the coding sequence ATGACTGGCGCAACTATTTTAGATATGGATGGGACGCTTCTTGTTAAAAGATCTATCGATGTATTTTGTGAAGCATTCGGATTAACTGAGGAGCTTAAGGATATAGACAAACTTTCAAAGTCACTTTCAGCTTACAAGATAACTGAAAGAATCGTCGAGCTTTTAAAAGGAAAAAGTAGACAAGAGATGATAGATATATTTAATTCAATACCTCTGAATCCTGGTGTTGAGAATTTTGTCGATTTTATAAGAAAGAAAAATTTCTTGATAGCTATAGCAACAGATTCATATCAATTTTTAGCTGAAATCTTGGCTAAGAAATTGGGAATAGAAACTGTGTACGGTAATATTATTGAATTTAAGAATGATCTGATTACTGGCAAAGTCTTAACAGAACGCCACTGTTTGGAAATATCAGAATGTAAAGAATATGCAATATGTAAACTATGGTTCTTAAGAGAAATCAGATCTCTTACTAGAGGAATTATTATCTGTGTAGGGGATGGAGACTCGGATTACTGTGCTTTTACTGAGGCAGATATTGCTATAGCCTATAGACCAAGAAGTAATAGATTGAAAACGATATCGCATATAACGGTCGCAGATTTTGATAAAGCATTAAAGTATATTAAAAAAAGAATCTGA
- a CDS encoding MFS transporter, giving the protein MKKDFRFFIAPLVAYLILAMFRLSIGMIIPEAMEEYNLIEAEGGAFLTSLLGATAIFIMLGGNLSDRIGKYISMSIGFTIMSIGMILAGRSIGYYEILIFLFIAGIGSGIFTASLYAFVGDIQPGSRGALVGIANAFYGIGGFIGPWITAMLILNNDWHNPFYLMGMLALTLSCFLWVGARIKGNKKKVSRVKINYRLFLRDINIIFLCAAIAIANFAFSSYSAWAPSYLNKIGMLDLSDVGLAFGSYSITGALGAIFYGVLSDKIGRRKSIMASGFPAFLISLFYFSGQIKYGNLMILSVVLGFTSYAYWNLAISALQDRVDNRYIGSATGIMLSFALVSAAIAPTVSGFMITNFGISIALILSIALPQLIYTILASKAIG; this is encoded by the coding sequence TTGAAAAAAGATTTCCGATTTTTCATCGCCCCTCTAGTCGCATATCTCATACTAGCAATGTTCAGGCTTTCTATTGGCATGATTATCCCTGAAGCGATGGAGGAATATAACCTCATTGAGGCAGAGGGGGGTGCGTTTCTAACATCACTTCTGGGCGCAACTGCAATTTTCATCATGTTAGGTGGCAATCTATCTGATAGAATAGGAAAATACATTTCTATGTCGATAGGTTTCACGATTATGTCAATTGGAATGATTCTTGCAGGTCGCTCCATTGGATATTATGAAATACTAATTTTTCTCTTCATAGCAGGGATAGGATCTGGAATCTTTACTGCATCGCTTTATGCGTTTGTAGGTGACATTCAACCAGGTTCTCGAGGGGCTCTTGTTGGAATCGCAAACGCTTTCTATGGAATCGGTGGATTCATAGGACCTTGGATAACTGCTATGTTGATCCTGAATAATGATTGGCACAACCCATTCTATTTAATGGGTATGTTAGCACTAACCTTATCCTGTTTCTTATGGGTAGGTGCACGTATCAAAGGTAATAAAAAGAAAGTGAGCAGGGTTAAAATCAATTATCGTTTATTTCTAAGAGATATTAACATAATTTTCCTCTGTGCGGCCATTGCCATTGCAAATTTTGCATTCTCTTCATATTCTGCATGGGCTCCAAGCTATCTTAATAAGATTGGGATGCTTGACTTATCAGATGTAGGATTAGCATTTGGCTCTTATTCCATTACTGGAGCCCTTGGTGCAATATTTTATGGTGTGCTTTCAGATAAAATAGGTAGAAGAAAAAGCATAATGGCTTCAGGATTTCCTGCTTTCTTAATATCGTTATTTTATTTTTCTGGTCAGATTAAGTATGGAAATCTAATGATCTTATCTGTAGTATTGGGCTTTACCTCTTATGCTTATTGGAACCTAGCGATCTCAGCTTTGCAAGATCGGGTCGATAATAGGTATATTGGCTCAGCAACTGGAATCATGTTAAGTTTTGCTCTGGTTAGTGCAGCAATTGCCCCCACGGTATCTGGGTTCATGATTACAAATTTTGGAATAAGTATTGCGCTGATATTATCGATAGCTCTTCCTCAGTTGATTTATACGATTTTAGCTTCCAAAGCAATTGGTTAG
- a CDS encoding RidA family protein gives MKKTILNPEGMMLPPSKYSHGISVELSDAILVFVAGELPLDENGNLVGPNDITAQTECVFQNIEKVLKASGSSLDDVVKATILVTDMKDFQKVVEVRDKYFAKSSPASTFVEISRLARDDCLIEIEAIAVTSK, from the coding sequence ATGAAAAAAACAATATTAAATCCCGAGGGTATGATGCTTCCACCAAGCAAATATTCGCATGGGATAAGCGTAGAACTTAGTGACGCCATCTTAGTATTCGTTGCAGGAGAGCTTCCATTAGATGAGAATGGAAATCTTGTAGGCCCGAATGATATAACAGCACAGACTGAGTGTGTTTTCCAAAATATTGAAAAGGTACTTAAAGCGAGCGGTTCTTCCTTAGACGATGTTGTGAAAGCTACAATTCTAGTGACAGATATGAAAGACTTTCAAAAAGTTGTTGAAGTAAGGGATAAATACTTTGCAAAAAGTTCCCCAGCGAGTACTTTCGTAGAAATCAGTCGATTAGCAAGGGATGATTGCTTAATAGAAATTGAAGCTATCGCTGTAACCTCAAAATAA